The sequence below is a genomic window from Mus musculus strain C57BL/6J chromosome 4, GRCm38.p6 C57BL/6J.
GTTATGGCTGAAGTCCATTCTCTTGAGAAGAGGAAGAAGCCCCGAGTGGAGATTGTTAATAGTCCTTGTTAATAGgtcatctgaaggcttcttgaGTCTGTGTTGAGCCAGGCTTTCTGAGGTGAAGGAATCAGAAGAGCCCCATGctaaggacccccccccccccaatgtacAGTAGTGTGTGGCTAATACAAGTCTTGAAGCCTAGAAAGTGGGTGTTTAGAGAGGGAGAGCAGGTTTGGGGCATGTCCTGATGCCACCTGCACACAGCAAGCTCTTGAATTGTGCATGCATCCCTGGGTGGCCTGGGGGCATCCCTGGGTGGCCTGGGGGTATTGGCAATGAGGCTCAGAGGACATAATCACCTCCACATACAGTGGCTGGGGCAAAGGTGGCTTTGGCCAGGCATCTGATACTCTGTGAACAGAACACTGCATGCTGAACCCAGAAAGCTTGTTCAGGGAGTTGTCTGGCAGATAGCAAAAGAAGGTGGTGTCTAAGGGTTACCGTTGCAGTGGTGAGCTCCGTGGCCCAAGCcatctggggaggaaagggttttctttggcttatgcttccacagtACATATAAGAGTTCATTTTcataggaagtcaggacaggaactcacacagggcagggacctggaggcaggagctgatgcagaggccacggagggtgctgctgactggcttgctcctcatggtatgctcagactgctttcttatagaacccagcccacagatggccccacccacaattggctgggccctcctccaccccttattactaattaagaaaaaaacgCCCTCTAGGTTTGCTTACATCCCAGTCTCatacaggcattttctcaactgaggctccctgtTCTCTGATGACTCTTAGATTatttcaagttgatataaaactggCCAGCACAAATTGATACACCTGGATTAAGATGCAGGAAGCAGGCAAAtgtgctgtgtttgtttgtttgtttgtttatttattggtttttcaagacaggatttctctgtgtagccctggctgtcctggaactcactttgtagaccaggctggcctcgaactcagaaatccgcctgcctctgcctcccaagtgctgggattaaaggcgtgtgccaccatgcccggctgtgtTTATTAAAGGAATGACAAATAGCGCCTGTCACCGTGTCTTAAAtattagctatttttttttcttctctgtcataAAGTACTTGACAAAGGCAACTCAAGTGAGGAAGGGTTGGCTTGGGCTCACAGTTCGAGGGTGTTCAGTCCGTCATGGTCAGGAAGGCTCCGTGGTGTGTACTTCACGCAGCTGGTCACAGTGCACCCAGTCAGGACGCAGAAAGCAAGGAAGGCTGGTGTGCagtgtgtttcctctctctctctctttctctctctctctctctctccactttttggatttttttaaaattggaaatataattttttaatacaATGTATTCTAATtaggtcctcccctcccccaacttctccCAGACCCTCCCACTTCCCACTCACCCCAGACtatgtccttcctttctttctctcactagaacacaaacaggcatctaaaataattaataataataataacattattattaggaaaaatatacaaacaacaacaaacaacaacaacaacaaaaatccaatgAAAAAACAGAAGAACTACAGCCAGATGctgagatgcacacacacacacacacacacacacacacacacacacacacagagggaaaactcataaaaaataaaataaaatcagagaccataatatataagaaaaaaaagtgtgtgtatgtgaagccCAAAGTGTtgtgagacaaaaacaaaaatgaaacaaaatgaaaacaaaaacaaaaaaaccctcctcctctttcaaaaaaaaagaaatgaaaagggcccttgagttcattttgtgttggccatccaCTGCTGGGCACAGGCCTTACCCCTAGGGATGGTTTGCATACCCTGTGCGACTCCATTGAGAAAACAAATGTTTCCTTTGCAAGCAGTTATCAAACAGAGGTAACTTCTGGGTTAGGCAAGTGGGGCTGTATTTACTTCCCACCCAGTATTCACCCCTAATCTGGcttagacctgtgcaggccctgggcatgctgcctcagtctggTCTCcgtgagttcaaaccccagggcCACAGGTCAGGAGGTTGTTACAGGTTGCCCTTGAATCCTAGTTCTAGACAAACCAAGTTTAATCCCTCTTCCTGGAACTCAGAGCTTGGGACTGCACCTGTCTTGATTCCTACCGAGCCTATGTCCCACCCCAGACTAACTTCCTTCCCTTTTTATTCTACAATGTATATCCACAAAGTATGGAGGCAAACTGCGCAGCCTTTGAGCTCACTGTAACACACTgaatgcccatgagaggtataaCGGTCTCATGGTAGGCACTCAAGTAGAGGTCAGGGGGCAAATAAGAAATAGGTTTTgagacaggcagtggtggtgcacacctttaatcccagcacttgggaggcagaggcaggcagatttctgagttcgaggccagcctggtctacaaagtgagttccaggacagccagggctacataaagaaaccctgtctcgaaaaaccaaaaaaaaaaaaaaaaaaaaagaaagaaagaaagaaagaaataggttTTGAAGAGTTAATAGGAGTTTGCTGCGTAGACAAGGTGGGGAGGATGTCACAGTAGAGGGAACAGCTTTGTGCAAAGTGGTGACTTGAAGCAGTGGCTGCAAGAGTCTGATAAGGACTAAAGCATGGCTGGGTTGTaaggcaggaggaggaagtgggtgggggagcagggggtgGATTATACAGAGGGAGGGGTAGTGGGAGTCCCTTGTAGCTCTGGATGGGTTGTAGGTAGAGGTCATAGGTCTGTTAATAAGGTCATTGTCACTCAGAGTGAACATGGATGGTGGCACAAGCTCCCAGGTTCAGAGAGCCTTTCCCCACAGTCTGAGTTCAGCGTGGCTATACTAAAGCAGAGAAAAATAGCTGAGGCTGCTGTGTGGTGATTGGCTGGAAAGGAAGTGACTGAGGCAGGGCGCTTTatttatgaatgaatgagtgttcTATGTATACcttcaggccagaagagggcattggatcccattacagatggttgtgagccaccaagtggttgctgggaattgaactcaggatcttcagaagagcagtcagtgctcttacctgctgagccatctcgccagcctggctgctttttttttttttttttttaaaaacagcgtGACTCCTTGATCTTCAAACTCAGCCCATCAGAAGGTATGGGAAAGAGATGACAGTCGGGGGCATCCAAACCTCAGGTAGAAACACAGAGATTCTAACTTTGTCCTGACCTCTCTTGCAGTTTTCCTGACTTCTCTTCCGGGCCCTCCGGCATGGCGATGGCAGTAGCCCAGAAGTTCAACCACCTTCTGTCCAGCCTGTGGCACGTGGGCCAGAAGCCTCCGCAACCAGAACCTGTGTTTACAGTGGACCGGGCCCAGGTGCCGCCACTTTTCTGGAAGCCGTACATCTATGCTGGCTACCGGCCGCTGCATCAGAACTGGTGTTTCTACTTCCGCACACTGTTTCAGCGGCACAACGAGGCTGTGAACGTGTGGACCCACCTCCTGGCGGCCCTGGCTCTGCTGCTGCGGCTGATCGGCTTGGCGGCAAGTGTGGACTTCCGGGAAGACCCTCACGCGCTGCCCCTCTTCTTCATCGTCTTGGCCTCCTTCACCTACCTCTCGTTCAGTGCTGTGGCTCACCTCCTGCAGGCCAAGTCGGAGTTCTGGCATTACAGCTTCTTCTTCTTGGACTATGTGGGTGTGGCCGTGTACCAGTTTGGCAGTGCCCTGGCACACTTCTACTATGCCATAGAGCCGTCCTGGCATGACAAGGTGCAGGCTATTTTCCTGCCCACGGCCGCCTTCCTGGCCTGGCTTTCCTGCGCTGGCTCCTGCTACAACAAGTACAGCCAGAAGCCGGGTCTGCTGGGGCGCATTTTCCAGGAGGCGCCATCGGCGCTGGCCTATGTGCTGGACATCAGTCCCGTGTTGCACCGCATCATAGTGTCTCCCCTCCCTGCCGAGGAGGATCCCGCTCTTCTCTATCACAAATGCCAAGTGGTTTTCTTCCTTCTAGCTGCTGCCTTTTTCTCCACGGTTATGCCTGAGAGTTGGTTCCCCGGCAGCTGTCACATCTTTGGGCAGGGACACCAAGTTTTCCATGTCTTTTTGGTGCTGTGCACTCTGGCCCAGCTAGAGGCGGTGACACTGGATTATCAGGCCCGGAGGGGCATATACGAGCCTCTGCACGCCCGTTGGCCCCACAACTTCTCTGGCCTCTTCCTGCTCACCGTGGCCAGCAGCAGCCTCACTGCGCTCCTCCTCAGCCAGCTGGTGCGGCGCAAACTCCATCAGAAGACCAAGTGAAAGCGGGTGGGTGGGAGCTGGCAGGGTGAGAGAAGGTGCTAGGGACAAAAGCCTGGACTTGGCTCCAGATCGGAACAAGGCCTGGTAAAGCTGGTTCTATCTGGCAGGCCATGACTCCCTGCATACAAGCTCAATGGCCAAAGTGATGCTGCTAGCCAATCCTTGGGCCTGCAGATTGGCTGGGAGCTGTAGAGCCTTGCTCAGTTCcctgggaggggcagagatgaAGGACTCCTGACTGCCCCTCCCTTGCCGCCTATCAGGGCTAAGGGTTGGAGTTCAGCTTTGGTCACCACACTGGTTTGGGGTTTTCAGGTTGCTGGGCGAGAAGACTCAGGCCAGTGTCAAATTTGAGCAGAGAGGGAGTGGAAGTCTTAGCAGCCACCACCTACCAGAGCTCACTGGTGGAGGGAAAAGAAACAGGCCCAACGATGGGTAGTGTTTTAACTTCACTGTCCCCTGCACCACAGCCTGGATCGCTGGGTTCCAGAGAGTCTCCAAAGATAAGAGATCCCCTCTCCTGCCCACATCCCTGCATCACAGCCCAGCCAGAAAGCCTCACAGCTAGCATTGGCCTGTATCTCTTGCACactgtttccagcttctccccACAACTCATTTATGATTTTGAGATATGACTCCTTAGCTCACTGTTTCCTGGGGCTCCAGGCTTTAGAACCGTTAGGAATTGTCAAGGAAAACTCAAAGTGCTGACTAGTCAGCACTGCAGGGCACGCAGAGCCTTGGCTTAGGAAGGGTGAGGAGTTTGCAGGCTGAGCTTAGAAGGGCGTTGCAGGCAAAAGGGAAGCCTGTACCGAGATTCGAGATGCAGAGATGCAGGGAGTTCAGGGGGGCTAAAGGCAAGTTTGGTCCCTGGGGCTGAGAGCCAAGGCTGGTCCCTGATATGCCCTAGATTCAATAAAATGACTATGATATTGCTTCCTCTTTGTTTTGACTCCTGTTCCAGGGAGGGGCCCTGTTCACAGGAggtgggatttttgtgtttttttgggtttttcttgtttgcttttttgcaTGAAGCTGCAGGTGCTGAAGGGGTGCATGTGGAGCCGTAGGGGTTCATGGTACATTTTTACCAAAGGGTAGAACTGTAAGACCCCCGgagctgggcctctgctcaagtcccgggatgagctggccaacaccccaacGTCCCAAGAGATAACCCACCtgatgcaaattgcaagaggttttattatcagctagctgaggacgaaccCCTGGCACCTAGAAGGGCAGGGGAGTTCCACCCagagcagtgacagtagagggcttttaacagctagctgaggagttgggaggagttgggaagagttggg
It includes:
- the Paqr7 gene encoding membrane progestin receptor alpha, whose amino-acid sequence is MAMAVAQKFNHLLSSLWHVGQKPPQPEPVFTVDRAQVPPLFWKPYIYAGYRPLHQNWCFYFRTLFQRHNEAVNVWTHLLAALALLLRLIGLAASVDFREDPHALPLFFIVLASFTYLSFSAVAHLLQAKSEFWHYSFFFLDYVGVAVYQFGSALAHFYYAIEPSWHDKVQAIFLPTAAFLAWLSCAGSCYNKYSQKPGLLGRIFQEAPSALAYVLDISPVLHRIIVSPLPAEEDPALLYHKCQVVFFLLAAAFFSTVMPESWFPGSCHIFGQGHQVFHVFLVLCTLAQLEAVTLDYQARRGIYEPLHARWPHNFSGLFLLTVASSSLTALLLSQLVRRKLHQKTK